One genomic segment of Erythrolamprus reginae isolate rEryReg1 chromosome 2, rEryReg1.hap1, whole genome shotgun sequence includes these proteins:
- the LOC139161558 gene encoding sterol O-acyltransferase 2-like yields the protein MDRREMSNGCIRQRSSQEQTRGEEETQLLNEEAEHLEKITAQIQWKSHLEVMKAKVLEQIHNQLSDLLDNTLEEAAHSRPQQLSVVPAKKQCREKGQLLKKKVFVPQWSLFDTLLEVEHFRTIHHIFVVMLCIFVLKQIILDSIDEGRLVLDFELFIIGFRQLPTALFAWLCMFLYTLFVPYQALQIWSGCLKMTRFPNLLTATLVLLMLICHIAVLFSFPIYIVVYCNLGIASRKIVLYEQIRFLMKSYSFLRESMPPLLHARDQVGKISPPEFSTYLYFLFCPTLIYRKSYPRDPYIRWSYVIRKLVEFLACIYFVNFLVKYYFIPNSSNIHKQPFTIKILLLSVFDFVIPAISFLFVVFYFFQDCWQNIFAEILRFADRCFYKDWWNSTSFSAYFRSWNVIVHDWLYCYIYQDLLWLTGGRARAGAMLMVFIVSAVFHEYLFILTLGFFYPIVFVLFAMTGVFCNFVLNDKRKGPFWNIILWICLALCLAIFFSLYFQEWYAQVHCPLKEKTFWGLVTPRSWSCHA from the exons ATGGACCGAAGAGAAATGAGCAATGGATGCATTAGGCAAAGAAGCTCTCAGGAGCAGACCAGGGGAGAAGAGGAAACACAGTTACTCAATG AAGAAGCTGAACACCTGGAGAAAATCACTGCCCAAATCCAGTGGAAGAGTCACCTGGag GTAATGAAGGCGAAGGTACTAGAACAGATACACAATCAGCTGAGTGATCTCTTAGACAACACCTTGGAAGAAGCAGCTCATTCCAGACCCCAGCAATTGAGCGTGGTCCCAGCAAAGAAACAATGCAG AGAGAAGGGTCAGCTACTGAAGAAGAAAGTCTTTGTCCCTCAATGGTCCTTGTTTGA CACGTTGCTGGAGGTGGAACATTTCCGTACAATCCATCACATATTTGTGGTCATGCTCTGTATCTTTGTCCTCAAACAAATCATTCTGGATTCCATCGATGAAGGACG TCTTGTTCTGGATTTCGAGCTCTTTATCATTGGCTTTCGACAGCTGCCCACAGCACTCTTTGCCTGGCTCTGCATGTTCCTCTACACCTTATTTGTGCCCTACCAGGCCCTGCAAATATGGTCAGGCTGCTTGAAGATGACCAGGTTCCCCAACCTCTTGACGGCCACCTTGGTGTTGCTGATGCTCATCTGCCACATTGCAGTGCTGTTCTCCTTCCCCATATATATTGTTGTCTACTGTAATTTGGGAATTGCCTCCCGTAAAATTGTCCTCTATGAGCAG ATCCGGTTCCTGATGAAAAGCTACTCATTTCTGCGAGAATCAATGCCACCTCTTCTCCATGCCAGGGACCAAGTTG ggaagatAAGCCCTCCTGAATTCTCAACttacctatattttctcttctgccCTACTTTGATCTACAGAAAGAGCTATCCAAG AGATCCATACATCCGCTGGAGTTATGTCATCCGAAAACTGGTTGAG TTCTTGGCTTGTATATATTTTGTGAATTTCCTTGTGAAATACTACTTCATCCCTAACTCCAGCAACATCCATAAGCAGCCCTTCACCATCAAAATTCTGCTGCTTTCCGTCTTTGATTTTGTAATACCTG CGATATCTTTTCTATTTGTGGTTTTTTATTTCTTCCAAGACTGCTGGCAAAACATATTTGCTGAGATCCTGCGCTTCGCAGATCGTTGTTTCTACAAG GATTGGTGGAATTCTACATCATTCTCAGCATACTTTCGGTCATGGAATGTGATTGTACACGATTGGCTGTACTGCTACATTTATCAAGATTTGCTATGG TTGACTGGAGGGAGAGCCCGAGCTGGAGCTATGCTCATGGTCTTCATTGTTTCAGCAGTGTTCCATGAATACCTCTTCATCTTGACACTTGGCTTCTTCTATCCTATCGTTTTTGTGCTTTTTGCCATGACTGGAG TGTTCtgtaactttgttctcaatgaTAAGAGAAAAGGCCCTTTCTGGAACATCATCTTATGGATATGCCTCGCTTTGTGCCTAGCAATCTTTTTCTCCTTATACTTCCAGGAGTGGTATGCGCAAGTCCACTGTCCACTCAAGGAG aaGACCTTCTGGGGGTTAGTGACTCCACGTTCCTGGTCTTGCCACGCATAA